The bacterium genome includes a region encoding these proteins:
- a CDS encoding acetamidase/formamidase family protein, with translation MIRRQGPSPLYYEASPNNPPTLRVEPGEVFEVVTQMNRGPDISAVPDDLREEWSEHHSYEVEGANPSSGAIWVDGAEPGMAVEVVIEDMKLAPVGYTTFAGSNRLFPRSPVPVGDLAAARVVRIRGDHVIWSRGLAIPTRPMVGMVAVAPAHEAQSTVRVGNWGGNMDVQEVGPGARVRLVVNVPGALLHIGDVHAVQGDGEVSGTGIETSALLRLRVQLMQRPAEMTWPRIVTSDRIFTVAADRPAESALRVAVTELIRWLHADYGLGPREAVLLLSQVLEARATQVVNPTVTYVAGVRQELLRGLV, from the coding sequence GTGATCCGGCGCCAGGGGCCTTCTCCCCTCTACTACGAAGCGAGCCCGAACAACCCTCCCACCCTTCGGGTTGAGCCGGGCGAGGTGTTCGAGGTGGTCACCCAGATGAACCGGGGTCCTGACATCTCCGCCGTGCCTGACGACCTTCGGGAGGAGTGGTCGGAACACCACTCCTACGAGGTTGAGGGCGCCAACCCGTCCTCGGGCGCAATCTGGGTGGACGGAGCCGAGCCGGGAATGGCGGTCGAGGTCGTGATCGAGGACATGAAGCTGGCGCCGGTCGGGTACACCACGTTCGCGGGGAGCAACCGGCTCTTTCCGAGATCACCCGTTCCGGTCGGAGACCTCGCCGCGGCGCGTGTCGTCCGGATTCGTGGCGACCACGTGATCTGGAGTCGAGGGTTGGCCATCCCCACCCGACCGATGGTGGGGATGGTGGCCGTTGCCCCCGCCCACGAAGCGCAGTCGACGGTGCGGGTCGGCAACTGGGGCGGGAACATGGACGTGCAGGAGGTCGGGCCGGGCGCCAGGGTGCGTCTGGTGGTCAATGTCCCCGGGGCCCTGCTGCATATCGGCGATGTTCACGCCGTGCAGGGCGACGGCGAGGTCTCGGGTACCGGTATCGAGACGAGTGCTCTCCTGCGGCTGAGGGTCCAACTCATGCAACGTCCGGCCGAGATGACCTGGCCCCGGATCGTCACCTCCGACCGTATCTTCACGGTCGCAGCCGACCGGCCTGCGGAGAGCGCCCTCCGGGTGGCGGTGACCGAGCTGATCCGCTGGCTCCATGCCGACTACGGGCTCGGACCCCGAGAAGCCGTCCTGCTACTGAGCCAGGTCCTCGAGGCGCGCGCCACCCAGGTGGTGAACCCGACGGTCACCTACGTCGCAGGTGTCAGACAGGAACTCCTCCGGGGACTCGTTTGA
- a CDS encoding pyridoxal-phosphate dependent enzyme yields MRTGSGGPPIPPPSIGDVEEAAQRIEGVALRTPLLRYKTMEDGEPVWLKAECLQPAGSFKLRGVLNWARSLSGAERERGLSTQSAGNTAQALGYVARLLGVPARSLLPDSAPRVKVDGVRSYGVTPVPVPFSALMDYVFDRGWEREPYSYLNPWGDPSMLAGSGTIGMEILDELPELAAVYIPVGGGGLVAAIGSVIKELRPAVEVVGVQSSACPSLGAALEAGRPTWVQAGETICDGTSVPVVVDEMYPLVSSVVDRVVVVSEDDVRTAIARLALGNKLVAEGSGAMSLAAALGELRDGPVACIVSGGSIGADRLAEILTTPAEG; encoded by the coding sequence ATGAGAACCGGATCGGGCGGCCCTCCGATTCCCCCGCCATCAATCGGTGACGTGGAGGAGGCGGCTCAGCGCATCGAGGGAGTTGCGTTGCGGACACCGCTGTTGCGGTACAAGACCATGGAGGACGGCGAACCGGTCTGGCTCAAGGCGGAGTGCCTCCAGCCGGCCGGATCGTTCAAGCTCCGGGGCGTGCTGAACTGGGCCCGATCGCTGTCCGGTGCCGAACGGGAGAGGGGGCTGAGCACTCAGAGCGCCGGCAATACCGCCCAGGCCCTCGGATACGTGGCCCGCCTTCTAGGGGTCCCGGCCAGGAGCCTCCTGCCGGACAGTGCCCCAAGAGTGAAGGTCGACGGTGTCCGCTCCTACGGTGTCACGCCGGTGCCGGTGCCGTTCTCGGCACTGATGGACTACGTCTTCGACCGGGGGTGGGAGCGGGAACCGTACAGCTACCTCAACCCGTGGGGTGACCCCTCGATGCTGGCGGGTTCGGGAACGATCGGAATGGAGATACTCGACGAGCTGCCCGAACTGGCGGCCGTCTACATACCTGTCGGTGGCGGCGGTCTGGTGGCGGCGATTGGCAGCGTGATCAAGGAACTCCGGCCGGCCGTGGAGGTGGTGGGGGTGCAGAGCTCGGCCTGTCCCTCGCTGGGAGCGGCCCTGGAGGCCGGCAGGCCCACATGGGTTCAGGCAGGGGAGACCATCTGCGACGGCACGAGCGTGCCGGTGGTGGTAGACGAGATGTACCCGCTGGTGAGTTCGGTGGTGGACAGGGTGGTCGTGGTCTCGGAGGACGACGTTCGTACCGCCATCGCTCGCCTGGCGTTGGGGAACAAGCTGGTGGCGGAGGGTTCCGGCGCCATGTCCCTGGCCGCCGCGCTCGGCGAGCTGAGGGATGGCCCCGTCGCCTGCATCGTGAGCGGCGGGAGCATCGGCGCCGACCGCCTGGCGGAGATACTCACGACCCCGGCCGAGGGATGA